A single region of the Vicia villosa cultivar HV-30 ecotype Madison, WI linkage group LG4, Vvil1.0, whole genome shotgun sequence genome encodes:
- the LOC131597467 gene encoding uncharacterized protein LOC131597467, protein MPLKMPPKNRKYECGNDKRKKKRKVEKLIQSQAGALDKFLIKEPEVPNESHVENDNVDNVLIENDNIDSMPIENVDRVPIENDNIDNVPIDDEVNNDDDNLEEVNNDDDNVDYDIFDQRNWNRLQPKLIDLLVAKDPKRDNSIMKGPKDSLNRRFTANLYTRALVNGEICDRD, encoded by the coding sequence ATGCCTCTTAAGATGCCTCCTAAGAATAGAAAGTATGAATGTGGAAATGATAAGcgtaagaaaaagagaaaagtagAAAAGTTAATTCAATCTCAAGCAGGAGCTCttgataaatttttaataaaagaacCAGAAGTTCCAAATGAAAGTCATGTTGAAAATgataatgttgataatgtgctTATTGAAAATGATAATATTGATAGTATGCCCATTGAAAATGTTGATCGTGTGCCCATTGAAAATGATAATATTGATAATGTGCCCATTGATGATGAAGtcaataatgatgatgataatcTTGAAGaagttaataatgatgatgataatgttgATTATGATATATTTGATCAAAGAAATTGGAATCGCCTTCAACCTAAATTGATTGATTTATTAGTTGCGAAAGATCCTAAAAGAGATAATTCCATTATGAAGGGTCCTAAAGATAGTTTGAATAGACGTTTTACAGCTAATTTGTATACTAGAGCTTTAGTAAATGGAGAGATTTGTGATAGAGATTGA